A single genomic interval of Orcinus orca chromosome 19, mOrcOrc1.1, whole genome shotgun sequence harbors:
- the RNF222 gene encoding RING finger protein 222 has product MSRALLSRAAMSEGESKESLGGECPVCYEKFREMEGASRTLSCGHMFCHDCLVKYLLSTRVDGQVQRTVVCPVCRYVTFLDKKSSCWPSKLDKSSQTLVVPLDPLPGLLREPQIFLISSHGIPLGKQDSILPGRSLAELLEASPVPSSTRSFCSRFQALLLIVLIAVVSVVAAILPWVLLVRKHA; this is encoded by the exons ATGT CCAGGGCCCTGCTCTCCCGTGCGGCCATGTCCGAGGGGGAGAGCAAGGAAAGCTTGGGCGGCGAGTGCCCCGTGTGCTACGAGAAGTTCCGCGAAATGGAGGGCGCCAGCCGGACGCTGAGCTGTGGCCACATGTTTTGCCATGACTGCCTGGTCAAGTACCTCCTCTCCACGCGTGTGGACGGGCAGGTCCAGAGGACCGTCGTCTGCCCCGTCTGCCGCTACGTCACCTTCCTCGACAAGAAGAGCTCCTGCTGGCCCTCCAAGCTGGACAAGAGCTCTCAGACCCTGGTCGTGCCCTTGGACCCGCTGCCCGGCCTGCTCCGGGAGCCGCAGATCTTCCTCATCAGCAGCCATGGGATACCCCTGGGGAAGCAGGACAGCATCCTGCCCGGGCGCAGCCTGGCCGAGCTCTTGGAGGCCTCCCCGGTGCCCAGCTCCACCCGGTCGTTCTGCAGCCGCTTCCAGGCCCTACTGCTCATCGTCCTCATTGCCGTGGTGTCCGTGGTGGCTGCCATCCTGCCCTGGGTGCTGCTGGTGAGGAAGCACGCGTGA